One region of Salvia miltiorrhiza cultivar Shanhuang (shh) chromosome 3, IMPLAD_Smil_shh, whole genome shotgun sequence genomic DNA includes:
- the LOC131018172 gene encoding cytosolic sulfotransferase 5-like gives MSSSNSFQWPQLSQDFKEFLSTLPREKGFAKEPLYLYQGFWYEDVFLEGAISSQEHFQAEDSDVFVASTPKCGTTWLKAIAFALLNRRRNQAPDHPLLSNNPHDLVPYLEMDLYGENKALDIALFPSPRLLATHMPYSSLPKLIRSSGTKCKILYVARNPKDTLVSMRHFYTRVRMLDLMWAESFKLLCEGLSGYGPFWDHILGYWKQSLENPDRVLFLKYEDMKARPAAEVRRVAEFLGCPFSAEEVEAGEVDRILELCSFEVLSGLEVNKKGKLMVTGVDKSAFFRRGEVGDWKNHLSPEMAERIDRIVAEKLSGSGLFL, from the exons ATGTCATCTTCAAATTCCTTCCAATGGCCACAACTATCCCAAGACTTCAAAGAGTTCCTCTCCACTCTACCTAGAGAAAAAGGATTCGCAAAAGAACCTCTCTACCTCTATCAAGGTTTCTGGTACGAGGACGTCTTTCTCGAAGGTGCAATTTCAAGCCAAGAACATTTCCAAGCGGAGGATTCTGACGTCTTCGTCGCCTCCACCCCGAAATGCGGCACCACGTGGCTGAAGGCGATCGCGTTCGCTCTACTGAACCGGAGGCGGAACCAAGCCCCGG ACCACCCCCTCCTCTCCAACAACCCTCACGACCTGGTGCCCTACCTCGAGATGGACCTCTACGGCGAAAACAAAGCCCTCGACATCGCCTTGTTCCCCTCCCCACGCCTCCTCGCCACGCACATGCCGTATTCCTCCTTGCCGAAGTTGATCAGGAGCAGCGGCACCAAGTGCAAGATCCTGTACGTGGCGAGGAACCCGAAGGACACCTTGGTGTCGATGCGGCACTTCTATACCAGGGTGAGGATGCTGGACTTGATGTGGGCGGAGTCGTTCAAGCTACTCTGTGAGGGACTGAGCGGCTATGGGCCATTTTGGGATCATATTCTTGGATATTGGAAGCAGAGCTTGGAAAACCCTGATAGGGTTTTGTTCCTCAAGTACGAGGATATGAAGGCGAGGCCGGCCGCGGAGGTGCGCCGTGTGGCGGAGTTCCTCGGCTGCCCTTTCTCAGCGGAGGAGGTGGAAGCTGGGGAGGTTGATCGGATCTTGGAACTGTGTAGCTTTGAAGTTCTCAGCGGTTTGGAAGTGAACAAGAAGGGGAAGCTAATGGTGACTGGTGTGGATAAGAGTGCTTTCTTTCGTCGAGGAGAGGTCGGGGATTGGAAGAATCATTTATCGCCGGAGATGGCGGAGAGGATAGATCGGATTGTTGCTGAGAAGCTTTCTGGGTCAGGATTATTCCTATAA
- the LOC131017137 gene encoding disease resistance RPP8-like protein 3, translated as MSEALLLSVIQKLDVYDGEGKVEKEMIIKEIREMVDIVRDKKLEEGRSLNFLVSDLVDVVDDAYELLPFTSYTKPIHSWIGEIKKKMLKLGDDDESNMRSSQNVEDDVDVVGLKEDVEMLLRAMIVGEEGFYKTLLIKGMTGIGKTTLAREIYNHPTVVERFKRRAWVSNSADFTIKGLLIKLIQQVEDPQNLHASSSLENMDIARLRDVLRQHLRGKRYLIVLDDVSKQMHLTSFMKALPLELNGSRLLLTSHTTLIEIYSYVGEKDAHQMKPLDANKSWQLFMKTINHGNKLTGEHKFPMKLEHMGKQMLRKCGGLPLAIKEVGKQLAEKKVSEGSEWEQLLESVDFSSTLKLLESFYQKLDPKLESCFMCMAFFKENTTLRAEKLKQIWAAGGVVDSRCNYEAYLDGLIDESVIDVVEKSRKYHMNAMLHMLSIQKAEEKLGLEILRNNGNNQPSQSHRHHRVIICSRDKFNHSTDQDKHLVSLFFHGGGYLDTSPSYWKSFEQLKILDLEDFGLKNLRESIGTLIELRYLGLRNNYIHELPDSLVCLENLEVLDIAQNFMVEIPDIIWEMHSLHHLYLSDVIFRKPLKIGALQKMKTLTYITVDNWTYELSGLKMLSFLEKLGIEELDGNSDVSKLFVSLAVLESLKHLILRGYRFRSMPCLDELHILDNLKTLKLDGLLAKLPRSFPPNIESLTLVNSCLDEDPMSQLAGKLPELKYLKLRNAYTGQRMKFLHDGLPRLEVLCIEELWNLRNVVCGGYEMFWLEKIEINNCPYLDTLPEGIGSFSYMKEIKMVTTRSIAAKMRKLKCISKIGIVNINP; from the exons ATGTCGGAGGCCCTCCTCTTATCGGTGATACAAAAGCTTGACGTATATGATGGAGAGGGCAAAGTGGAAAAGGAAATGATAATCAAAGAGATTAGAGAGATGGTGGATATTGTGAGGGATAAGAAATTGGAAGAGGGCAGAAGCTTAAATTTTTTGGTATCTGACCTTGTCGACGTGGTTGATGATGCCTACGAGCTTCTACCTTTTACCTCTTATACGAAGCCCATCCATAGTTGGATTGGAGAGATCAAAAAGAAGATGCTTAAACTAGGAGATGATGATGAGTCCAACATGAGATCATCACAAAATGTTGAAGATGATGTAGATGTGGTGGGCTTGAAGGAAGATGTGGAAATGCTGCTTCGCGCAATGATTGTTGGTGAGGAAGGATTCTACAAGACTCTGCTTATCAAAGGGATGACTGGTATTGGAAAGACAACTCTTGCGAGAGAGATATACAACCATCCAACCGTCGTTGAGCGATTCAAGCGTCGTGCTTGGGTATCTAATTCTGCTGACTTCACTATAAAAGGGCTACTTATCAAACTAATACAACAGGTAGAAGATCCTCAGAATCTCCACGCATCTTCCTCATTGGAGAATATGGACATCGCAAGGCTCCGAGATGTGCTTCGCCAACACCTGCGAGGAAAGCGATATCTTATAGTTCTTGACGACGTGTCCAAACAAATGCACTTGACCTCTTTCATGAAAGCTCTTCCACTAGAAT TAAACGGAAGTAGATTGCTGCTCACAAGTCACACGACGCTCATAGAGATATACAGTTATGTAGGCGAGAAAGATGCTCATCAGATGAAACCTTTGGATGCTAATAAAAGCTGGCAATTGTTTATGAAAACGATCAACCATGGAAATAAATTGACGGGTGAGCACAAATTCCCAATGAAGTTGGAGCATATGGGAAAACAAATGTTGAGAAAATGTGGTGGTCTGCCGTTAGCTATAAAAGAGGTGGGAAAGCAGTTAGCGGAAAAGAAAGTCTCAGAAGGGAGTGAATGGGAACAACTTCTTGAATCCGTTGATTTTAGTTCGACACTGAAGTTATTGGAATCGTTTTATCAGAAATTGGATCCTAAACTGGAGTCGTGTTTCATGTGTATGGCCTTCTTTAAGGAAAATACAACTTTGAGAGCAGAAAAGTTGAAACAGATTTGGGCTGCAGGTGGAGTAGTGGATTCAAGATGTAACTATGAAGCATATTTGGATGGTTTAATCGATGAATCTGTTATTGATGTCGTGGAAAAGAGTAGGAAGTATCACATGAATGCTATGCTACACATGTTATCCATCCAAAAAGCAGAGGAGAAACTAGGCCTTGAGATCCTAAGGAACAATGGAAATAATCAACCCTCTCAGagtcatcgtcatcatcgtGTTATCATTTGTAGCAGAGACAAGTTCAACCACTCCACGGATCAAGATAAACATCttgtttctctcttcttccatggaGGCGGCTACTTGGACACTAGTCCGTCTTACTGGAAGAGCTTTGAACAACTTAAGATACTTGACTTGGAAGATTTTGGGCTGAAGAATTTACGAGAGAGTATTGGCACATTGATTGAATTAAGATACTTGGGATTGAGAAACAATTACATACACGAGCTCCCAGACTCGTTGGTGTGTTTGGAAAACCTCGAGGTTCTTGACATAGCTCAAAACTTTATGGTTGAGATCCCAGATATTATATGGGAAATGCATAGCCTTCACCACCTCTACTTGTCAGATGTGATTTTCCGGAAGCCTTTGAAGATAGGTGCGCTGCAGAAAATGAAGACCTTAACCTACATCACGGTTGATAATTGGACATATGAGCTCTCAGGCTTAAAAATGTTGAGTTTTCTTGAGAAATTGGGCATAGAAGAATTGGATGGAAACTCAGATGTAAGCAAGCTCTTTGTGTCATTGGCTGTGTTGGAAAGTCTTAAACACCTAATCTTAAGAGGGTATCGTTTCAGAAGCATGCCTTGTTTGGATGAGCTTCATATTCTAGACAatctcaaaacactcaaattggATGGACTCCTTGCGAAGCTTCCAAGAAGTTTCCCTCCAAATATAGAATCATTGACGTTGGTTAATAGCTGTCTTGATGAAGACCCCATGTCACAACTAGCCGGGAAGTTACCGGAGCTAAAATATCTCAAATTGCGGAATGCATACACTGGTCAACGAATGAAATTCTTGCACGACGGCTTGCCTCGTCTCGAAGTTCTGTGCATCGAAGAGCTGTGGAATCTGAGAAATGTAGTATGTGGAGGATATGAAATGTTTTGGCTCGAGAAAATTGAAATCAATAATTGTCCATATCTGGATACCCTCCCGGAAGGGATTGGGTCGTTTTCATACATGAAGGAGATAAAGATGGTGACAACCAGAAGCATTGCAGCAAAGATGAGGAAATTAAAGTGTATCTCCAAAATAGGGATCGTGAATATCAATCCATGA